cccgcccctcaggcccccggggggtcagccccatcatttgtacaattttgaatccccaccctataaggatgctaccattgcattatgggtgctatcccatgcttggtttcagagaagaagtcgtttatatggaaatagccaaattgaccccttttgaccccgcccctcaggcccccggggggtcagccccatcatttgtacaattttgaatccccaccctataaggatgctaccattgcattatgggtgctatcccatgcttggtttcagagaagaagtcgtttatatggaaatagccaaattgaccccttttggccccgcccctcaggcccccggggggtcagccccatcatttgtacaattttcagttagtagcccataaggatgctaccagtcaaattttgttgaaatccgaccagcggttatggagaagaagtcgattgttgacggacgccggacgacggacgacagacgccggacgccggacgctgcggtatcccataagctcacctcggtccttcggacagAAATCCAAGTTCTATATAAGTAACATTAGCCTTGGCCTTTGACCTTAGGTTGTAAAAAACTCCAGCAAGCCCTATTGGTGCACTGAGGAATGTGCTAAGGTTCGAGTTTAATCCATACAAAATGACCTGCtagttacatttgtatttgagTCAAGGCAAGTGACTAGTTGGATACTAAtttaaataaagtaacacaATCATTTTACGATTTTATTCACTATTTTGCAACATTTTCAAATCAATAATCATATCACATATAAAGAAACCTCTACATGTGTATCCTTTTAAGATAAACACATCTCTAATTAATCTCTATtgcaaaacattttacataataaataacaagtagaaacatatatcagatcTTTCATTTTTGATGTATATTGCattacaaataataaattaaagttACATAAAAACGCTTCCATGTAAAATTTAAACCATGAACACaactattgaaaaaaaaaataatatcaaaatatgatggAAGCTGTAGGAACCTAATTTATCGATGTCTCCATGTCGAAGAGGAGCATTTGTTATTATGCAAATTCTCATTCATTTCTTATGAATAAATTTAAATCaactttaattaaatattattatgaCCCTTTTATCTTTGTTGTCAAGGGCAATCATCACATTTTCATCATCCATTACTGTAAGAGAGTGATTCACCCATGAAGACATATTTAGACCCTTCTTAATAAAGTCTGCATGATcagtccattatggaatttcaTGGTGACCAAGTAAGGTCTCCTTAATATCTGCTACTCTATAATACTTATATATCTATCGTCTATTGCTAAAAGAGACTATTATGCTTTACAAAAAGTAATATACCTGCTCAAAACTTCCATGAGTTTTGATGATAAAAAaacttattgataaaatgtaaaataaggAAAGGTTGCATGAGTAGAATAGCCCATGTGTTATATATCTGGATTTATCAGTGTATGCTATAGaacaaatcatgaaatgtaGCCCAAACGTCTTGGTAACAAGCTTAGGAGGTCCAAAGGCTTTACTGTCATCTGATACCTTAGAATCAGTAATTAAAAATaggaaacaaataaaattttcaagATGATGACATTGGCATCATTCCTAATTTTCACTGACCCAAGACAATATTTTGGGgtctaaaaataacaatatttcttGGGCCTCCCTTCCTTTACATAGACTGAGATTCTTTTTGGTCTATAACATAGTATCTATGACCTGAAATTGGGTATTTTTGTACTCGGAGTTGAAATCTCACCTAgttcatttatgtatataaagacATTATCATCCTAAATTGAGTATTTCAGTAAATGGTATTTTGTACACAATagttttaaacaattttgtaacaatcaaaatgacTTCAATGAACAAGTACcagtaaattttatgtaaaagaCAACTAAAAGAcataatacaaataaacaacTAAGTATATGCATTTCACCTTGTCATGGTAAACACATTGCATAAACATGATCTtattaaaaaaggaaaaaaaatcagatattGCTTCCGGATCCAAAATTCAGGTTTGgcattgaaaaaataaaaagaataagaGATcgcagagggatcttggcaccctcCATAAAATGATCTACAACAGCTACAGATAAATTatctttaataaatattttctcaGTTTTTCATTtctctccttcatcctttgaaaCATTTGATTCACACAGGAAAATACTATGTTTAAACGTAGTATGCCTAGCGGTGAAATACTCATTATTACTGCAGGATGtcttgtttttttgttgatCTAAAAATGCAAAATACGTAGATAGGCcctacatatatttacatgtgaaatttggttaATTGACAGAGggatacatacatttacatgtgaaatttggttaATTGACAGAGGGATGGACAGGTAGACCACAGATTAAAGGCGAGTTGAATAGCCCAACAATCAATAATGGTGAACTAAACAGTTTTTAGAAATCTTAATAATGAATCTTAAATAACGTTAGTTTGACTACTCAATTGAAAGTATTACCACATCAGAAAAGCACATGCCAGTTTACAAATAAATTTAACGAAATCATTAACATTTGTAGAAAAGTTttgatacatttaaaaaaaaatacttttacttttttataatatttggtTCATTGATTGTccataatcaaatattttccatttatttctgaaaaaaatacaaaatatttcaaagtgaGATTCAATCTTTCTCGTAGACACAAGGTATGAGTTTCATATTAAATGTGAAAACTGATCTCAGATTTTTGTAATACAACAAATATTCACATGTCAGATACcaacatacatttataaaacaatatttcattttatggtTAGTTTTGTGCATTGATTTCCACATTTTCTATTTCCTATCCATACCTCCGAGGAAATTGAAAATGTACTGAacactatattatatatatgttgtgtaaAAAACTTTTGACGTCAATTTGTGTCTATAAATAATCATATTATGGGAGACAGGAATATCCGATACATTGCGTACAACAAGAATttcacggaagtggatgtgtcgcctgcataGCAGTtttaaacatcacaaaaaatagttatttacagtcgAGTATATTGTTAATAACtaagtgaagttatcaagtcctgtaactcttgcaaataatgacggattttgaccagtatcaaacccatctgagatctcatttatatagtaatatacataatttggttGAAGTTTGTTAAATAAATTCAAGAGTTATTGAGCTGAAACCAAGAAATTgtctgttttgatgattttaaagtcccgtaactcttttaaatattaacagagattttgaccagtatcaaaccaatctgagatctcattgataaaAAGCAATATACAAAGTTTGTTACGTTTACCAGACACCGCCCCACGCAGTAACTGACGTCAACATAGTGATATTTATGTGTTACACTTGCATTGAAGGCGACACAAAAATGTAATACATTTCCGTGGAGTCTAATCTCAATTAATGCTTAGCTAAGTTCGTGATAACATTTAGGAAGACTAAACCTCTCTAACAATATACCAATAGATCAGGCATACCAACTTTTCCAAGAGGAGAGATTCAATTTATTAACAATCTGATCCAATATCAAAAAGATGGttcctacatgtacatatcaactttcaaaaacatcattatttcCTCTTAAATATATGAACCATCACATTTGAAGTTAATACCTAGACTAAAATCAGGTCAGTTGAGGAAGTATTTGTGATACCAATCATACAAATTAAGCTCATATATCGAGAGCAGTCTTAGTCCTGAATTTATTTGGGTGAACCATAAAGAAACATCCAGACTTGCTCCTGTGTCTAGCCAGACCTGACTGCCATTTATAAGTTTTACCACAGGAACAAGTATGTAGTTTCTCTGTTTCCCCATGCTTACCCTCCACATGAACTTTTAGGTCTCTCTTACGTTTAAACTCTGAAGGACATTGATCACATCTGTAGATCTCCGACTCGGAGCTCATACATAATTTTGTGTGTTGATTTAAACTGTTCCGCCAGGAAAATTTGGCATGACACTTTGAACACTCGTAGCTCTTCCTCGAGGCATGAAATGTCATACAGTGGTCAAGATACAACTGGTATTTCTCATACGACTTCCCACACCATTCACAGATATATGTACCCTCGGATGACCCCGGTCGGGACTCATGGGTGAGACTGTGAGAGCTGTGAGATTCTGGTTGGAATGGGGAATCCTTGCCATTAGATAAAACACTCTGTGGTCTTTGTTTATGCTGTACCGGATCATCTAGATGTATGTTATGTACAAAGTTATGTCCCCTTGATACAAACGTTTCCTCGCCATGGTTTGTGCAGTAATGGTGCTGCAAGCTGTAGGAATCAGTAAATGTTATATCACAGAATCTACAGCAATGTTTCTTACCACGGTGAGATACGGAGTGTTTAAACATGCTTTGTTTGATGCGGGTCTGGTACCCAcataccttacattggtacatGACCCCTTCTGGGGTGTTGAGTGTCACAGCCTGGTCAAGGTCATCCCCATGGTCACTGGTATCATAGGGTATAAGAGGAGTGATAGTATGGGAAGCCCTGTCAGTGACACCATTGTATAGCCCCTGTGATGGCAGTGAATTGAACCTCTGTGTAATGGAGTCAGCTGATGAAGAACGTGGAAGTTTGCTGGTTTTCCTCAAGTCTTCCTATAATCAACAATAAAAAGGTTCAAAGAATATCAAAATAGAGACTAAAACCGCTTTAAAGACATTAAGCTTATATATTCTTATAAAGTTTTTTCACGACACTGGTTGGTTTTTCAGAGAAAGGTTTCATTTCTTGAATAAGGACATAAAAATCAATGCCTGTGTATATGTTGTGTGTTGGTTTAGCACATGACCGACTGTACATGTCATGTCATCAAGAGACAAAATTGAAATACTGGTAGTATGTATACATGGGCAGCATAATATCATGTTAAATTTATgcatcaaatattttcaatatacccCTTTATCAATTCTTCATCAATTGGCTACAAACCTTTAGTTTGGCTTCCCTTTCCAAAGGCGAATCGGAGGATACtgaatctgaaaaaaaataagaaaaagaatcaGTAGTTACTGAATTCATTTACAATTACATCCCATGTCATCTCAAcaaaacttgatttttttttgtaatgtacTCACAAAGTGTCAAGCAtcataactcattcacccctgaaattactttaaaactATTACAAGATACAGTTAAcatcttataaaaaaaaacaacaaatttatgATTATAACTTAGTAAGtcttatttctcaaaaataacatgaaaatacCTCAGCTTGTATatagcaagggagataacccttgTATGTTAAATGAAATGGCAAAGGGCCTATACTTGGTAAATTATGCGACAAAGGTAGGATGGAATGTTTTGAATAAGTTGACCTTGTTTAGCTTTTTGTTTATTCTCACTTGACCTTCAAATACTCAACAAAGTAGCAAGGCCTTTCAATGGCATTCATACAAGTCATACCTTTGGAAGAGGAAGATTTACGTGCCCTTGGGGATTCAGACTGGTTCAACTTGCAGGTAAAATCAATGCCATTTTCGAGATAATCATCaccatttgtatattttgttacaCTTCCGTCCATTTGCCTGGAATTTGCTTTTTGTTTCtcttaaataaaataaagttataaagCTGCAgcatttaattttctttttgtttgtttttaaactgGTGCAAAGTTCATAAATTGCGGTAAGTCTACAAGTGCAAACGATTACTAATTAAGACTttgtgaaaattgaaaacaaatggTCTCAATTTGAGGATTAAAATCTGTCAGGAAAACTAACAGTTGTTTAAATTCTCACCTGCATATATCTTCTTGTGCGATTGTAATTCATTTGGATCTGGTGTCTTGTTTTGTAACTGTTGTTGATTTGTGTGATTTGACTTTAAATGTTCCGCTAAATCGTCAGCATTGCTGATAATTGTATCACAATAGCTACACAGTATATTGCTCTGACCTTGGTGGTCAGATCGGATGTGAGAAATGAGGTAGTTTTTGTCTGGGAAGACTCTATCGCAGCAGTCACACTTATCAGGATTTATACACTGGTGCTTGTCATGTTCAGCTGTTTCCGATCCTTGATGATCAAGGGAGCTCTGGTAGGAGGTTATCTGGTGATCTAACTGGGCCTGAAACCCAGGCAGTAAGTGAGTTTAGAATCAAAATACCAGCTATCATGCATCACATCATTATTTTCAGTTCACATTACTATCATTCTACtttgaattaatataaaattgcaattaaaaGGGTATGATTTTTCACCAAAATAGACTGGATGTTGATTTATCAAAACTTGATGGTTTATTCAAGGTTAATCTATCTGATACGTACAGAGACCGCTACAAATTTGGTCAGACAAAAGCTGTGCGTTTAATCATTTCAACAAGATATGTCCTTTCTCTAACTTGTCAATGAAGAGGCTTTCTCCCACTATTCACTCATTTGTCACTGGTTTTAGCAAGGGGAGATTTCTTTGTCAAcccctagggtatgacagattgGGTGCGCTAACTttttgaacctgaagacaatTACATGATGTCATGACTTCACACGGTTTGACCATGACGTACaattgtcgatgacgtcatcaatattgaagTGCAGACAACAGATTCATGTTCATATCGCGATGAAAACGATTCTTTTTAAATCATtatctcttctttttctttgcatattggagaaaaagaatcattccctactaatagaatatttccctatctagagggtgtgacaaaaAATCACAACCCACTAGGgaattcctgaatgtccaacCCTCGGTATACTCGGATTAGACGTTCAAAAATTACCTCTcaggttgtgatttcgttgtcactCCCTCTAGAtagggaaagattctattagcCTCTGACATCTCACCTGATCAGGACTGTCAGTAAGACTACTCCCAACGAGCTGGGGACCAGACTGATCCTCCTCAAACCCAAAGTGATCCTCCTCGTCAAGCCGATGCTGTTTCACTGGTGGACCCATCACTTCATCTTGATCATCTGACAGCTCATCATTAATTGTTGAGGCATAAgctataaaacaaatataatatcaCATTCTCTATACTAATTTCTTAAATAATATTGCTTCTAGGGGAAAAGATCTTTGTGCATACCTAGGCCATAATAAtccatatttttcatttgtttgctGTTTAAATACCAATAATGCATTTAAAGAGGAAAAAGCTATTGATGTATCTAGGGTACTAAAGTGTTCTTTCTCATCATGATGAATCTATTGTTACACATCACATGTAAAATACTAATACATGCaagtatatttataataatgaaaGTCAGGCTTTTTTTCCAGTAATCAAATcaacatataaattaattaattacctCTCTGTGAACACCTGTGCTTTCGTAATGCACTTTTACTACTCAGCTGCTTTCCACAAGAACCACaactgtatatatttgatttttgttcCTTTGTATCTGTGTTCATctcagagttacctcccttgacaCAAGTATTCTGACTACTTTCCACATGTACTGCATCTGCAACATTAAATAATGAATCTAAAACTCATCATGGTAACAATCAAGTCTGCAGGACGAGTTAAAAACATATTCGTGATAATAAAAAGACATGACTATCTAAAGTCAAAAGTAAAATTTATGTTTGACTCATTCGAATTCCCTCATAGATTATATGGAATGACTTAGATAATTAATTTGGTTTTACATCCTGAATAACAGCTGTAGGCTATAGCTTTAACATGTATGGGGACAATGTTTGGCTgctaccgtattcgacccaataagcgcccagggcgcttaaaaatagataaaaattaaaaggtgctaataagtcaatattattgcaaatctaaaccgttttatgtaattttggtccttatttatgcatgggcaattgaaattgaggcctcaaaaagggggaggggtgcttatagggacatgggtgcTTATAGGGTCGAATATAGTAACATTAAATTGGTGCTATAGAACCATATTTACCT
The DNA window shown above is from Argopecten irradians isolate NY chromosome 8, Ai_NY, whole genome shotgun sequence and carries:
- the LOC138329143 gene encoding zinc finger protein 551-like isoform X2, with the translated sequence MSDVNLADVDVGKTVEEDVSDKLFLVSSDTDDYISSDEESTQTRENNSKNLSSHEMLSGPLHLSCMETKPVCNGVRDPFGKPYSENGSVSEYMDTEVHKEGRDLENAGFDTSVCYEEFDATCSGYISDGSSSGADLQCSLNSHGSTDKQCNGKEDKDLKPDIRDAVHVESSQNTCVKGGNSEMNTDTKEQKSNIYSCGSCGKQLSSKSALRKHRCSQRAYASTINDELSDDQDEVMGPPVKQHRLDEEDHFGFEEDQSGPQLVGSSLTDSPDQAQLDHQITSYQSSLDHQGSETAEHDKHQCINPDKCDCCDRVFPDKNYLISHIRSDHQGQSNILCSYCDTIISNADDLAEHLKSNHTNQQQLQNKTPDPNELQSHKKIYAEKQKANSRQMDGSVTKYTNGDDYLENGIDFTCKLNQSESPRARKSSSSKDSVSSDSPLEREAKLKEDLRKTSKLPRSSSADSITQRFNSLPSQGLYNGVTDRASHTITPLIPYDTSDHGDDLDQAVTLNTPEGVMYQCKVCGYQTRIKQSMFKHSVSHRGKKHCCRFCDITFTDSYSLQHHYCTNHGEETFVSRGHNFVHNIHLDDPVQHKQRPQSVLSNGKDSPFQPESHSSHSLTHESRPGSSEGTYICEWCGKSYEKYQLYLDHCMTFHASRKSYECSKCHAKFSWRNSLNQHTKLCMSSESEIYRCDQCPSEFKRKRDLKVHVEGKHGETEKLHTCSCGKTYKWQSGLARHRSKSGCFFMVHPNKFRTKTALDI
- the LOC138329143 gene encoding zinc finger protein 551-like isoform X1 translates to MSDVNLADVDVGKTVEEDVSDKLFLVSSDTDDYISSDEESTQTRENNSKNLSSHEMLSGPLHLSCMETKPVCNGVRDPFGKPYSENGSVSEYMDTEVHKEGRDLENAGFDTSVCYEEFDATCSGYISDGSSSGADLQCSLNSHGSTDKQCNGKEDKDLKPDIRGKEKTVVEIDAVHVESSQNTCVKGGNSEMNTDTKEQKSNIYSCGSCGKQLSSKSALRKHRCSQRAYASTINDELSDDQDEVMGPPVKQHRLDEEDHFGFEEDQSGPQLVGSSLTDSPDQAQLDHQITSYQSSLDHQGSETAEHDKHQCINPDKCDCCDRVFPDKNYLISHIRSDHQGQSNILCSYCDTIISNADDLAEHLKSNHTNQQQLQNKTPDPNELQSHKKIYAEKQKANSRQMDGSVTKYTNGDDYLENGIDFTCKLNQSESPRARKSSSSKDSVSSDSPLEREAKLKEDLRKTSKLPRSSSADSITQRFNSLPSQGLYNGVTDRASHTITPLIPYDTSDHGDDLDQAVTLNTPEGVMYQCKVCGYQTRIKQSMFKHSVSHRGKKHCCRFCDITFTDSYSLQHHYCTNHGEETFVSRGHNFVHNIHLDDPVQHKQRPQSVLSNGKDSPFQPESHSSHSLTHESRPGSSEGTYICEWCGKSYEKYQLYLDHCMTFHASRKSYECSKCHAKFSWRNSLNQHTKLCMSSESEIYRCDQCPSEFKRKRDLKVHVEGKHGETEKLHTCSCGKTYKWQSGLARHRSKSGCFFMVHPNKFRTKTALDI